One genomic segment of Epinephelus fuscoguttatus linkage group LG19, E.fuscoguttatus.final_Chr_v1 includes these proteins:
- the ndel1b gene encoding nuclear distribution protein nudE-like 1-B encodes MDTEMIPKFSSKDEEVDYWKSQALKYKKSCYDAQEELQEFQEGSRELEAELEAQLGQAEHRLRDLQVENERLKNEVSNLKEKLEHQYAQSYKQISMLEDDLGQTRSIKEQLHKYVRELEQANDDLERAKRATIVSLEDFEGRLNQAIERNAFLESELDEKESLLVSVQRLKDEARDLRQELAVRERTTDRMSAPSSPTLDIDKMDSAVQASLSLPATPVGKNIEHAFINPKALTNGCGNSSLTPSARISALNIVGDLLRKVGALESKIAACRNFAKDQAARKNYCTDNGKLINSNATKFSHSLHTTYFDKTTVNGLDPSSLTSIATSRAVSPPGMLPLSV; translated from the exons ATGGACACAGAGATGATTCCCAAATTTTCGTCAAAGGATGAGGAAGTTGACTACTGGAAGTCCCAAGCCCTCAAATACAAGAAAAG TTGCTACGATGCCCAGGAAGAGCTGCAGGAGTTCCAGGAAGGCAGCCGGGAGCTAGAAGCTGAGCTGGAGGCACAGCTCGGCCAGGCCGAACACCGCCTCAGAGACCTCCAAGTTGAAAACGAGAGACTGAAGAACGAGGTGTCAAACCTCAAG GAGAAGCTGGAGCATCAGTATGCCCAGAGTTATAAACAGATTTCCATGCTAGAGGATGACCTGGGCCAGACACGCAGCATAAAGGAGCAGCTCCACAAATATGTCCGAGAGCTTGAGCAGGCCAACGACGACCTGGAGAGAGCCAAGAG GGCGACAATAGTGTCTCTGGAGGACTTTGAGGGCCGTTTGAACCAGGCCATTGAGAGAAACGCCTTCCTGGAAAGTGAGCTGGATGAGAAGGAATCTCTTCTTGTGTCTGTGCAGCGGCTGAAAGACGAAGCCCGAG ATCTGAGACAGGAGCTGGCGGTACGGGAGCGGACCACAGACAGGATGTCAGCCCCCAGCTCCCCCACCTTAGACATCGACAAGATGGATTCAGCAGTACAGGCCTCTTTATCCCTCCCAGCCACGCCTGTGGGAAAGAACATAGAGCACGCCTTCATCAACCCAAAAG CATTGACCAACGGCTGTGGCAACTCGTCCCTCACTCCTTCTGCTAGAATCTCAGCTCTTAATATTGTTGGCGATCTCCTGAGGAAAGTTGGG GCTTTGGAGTCTAAAATCGCTGCATGCAGGAACTTTGCCAAAGACCAGGCAGCAAGGAAAAACTACTGCACAGACAACGGCAAACTCATCAACAGCAACGCCACAAAGTTCTCTCACTCTCTACATACCACTTACTTCGACAAAAC GACTGTAAATGGACTAGACCCGAGCTCCTTGACCTCCATTGCAACATCTAGAGCCGTGTCTCCACCAGGCATGCTGCCTCTGAGCGTGTGA